A genomic stretch from Hymenobacter psoromatis includes:
- a CDS encoding ribosomal subunit interface protein, with product MKVQMQSVHFDADQTLLDFIQQRLNKLEHFYDRVTDGEVILRLNNKDGVANKTVEIKLIVPGSTLFSQEDATSFEAATDAAVEALKRQITKHKEKALSH from the coding sequence ATGAAAGTGCAAATGCAGTCGGTCCATTTCGATGCCGACCAAACTCTACTCGATTTTATTCAGCAACGCCTCAACAAGTTGGAACATTTTTATGACCGCGTCACGGATGGCGAGGTCATCCTCCGCCTCAACAACAAGGACGGGGTAGCCAACAAAACCGTTGAAATCAAGCTAATAGTACCCGGCAGCACCCTTTTCAGCCAGGAAGATGCTACTTCCTTCGAAGCCGCTACTGACGCTGCGGTAGAGGCTTTGAAGCGGCAGATTACCAAACATAAAGAGAAGGCACTGAGCCACTAG
- a CDS encoding phosphosulfolactate synthase: MNYSLSQLPERTQKPREQGFTMMMDKGLSMREVEDFLEVAAPYTDIVKLGWATSYIVPNLKRKLEIYHAAGVPVYLGGTLFEAFIIRNQFDDYRRLLDSFGLEYAEVSDGSIDLPHDRKCEFIRELSKSVKVLSEVGSKDAEKIIPPYKWIAQMQTELEAGAIKVIGEAREGGNVGLFRSTGEVRSGLVEEILTKIPSERIIWEAPQKAQQVWFIKLLGANVNLGNIAPNEMVSLETIRLGLRGDTFSHFLDMDAVDPMFQPAAKSGKPGTSMPRG, encoded by the coding sequence ATGAACTACTCGCTTTCGCAGCTCCCCGAGCGCACCCAAAAACCACGCGAACAAGGCTTCACCATGATGATGGATAAGGGCCTTAGCATGCGCGAAGTAGAAGACTTTCTGGAGGTGGCGGCGCCCTACACGGACATCGTGAAGCTGGGCTGGGCCACCTCCTACATTGTGCCTAACCTGAAGCGGAAGCTGGAAATCTACCACGCTGCGGGGGTGCCGGTCTATCTGGGCGGCACCTTGTTCGAAGCCTTTATCATCCGCAATCAGTTTGATGACTACCGCCGCCTGCTCGACAGCTTCGGCCTGGAATACGCGGAAGTATCAGATGGCAGCATCGACCTGCCCCACGACCGCAAGTGCGAGTTTATCCGCGAGCTGAGCAAGTCGGTCAAGGTGTTGAGTGAAGTGGGCTCGAAGGACGCGGAGAAAATCATTCCGCCCTACAAGTGGATTGCGCAGATGCAGACCGAGTTGGAGGCCGGTGCCATCAAGGTAATTGGCGAGGCCCGCGAAGGTGGCAATGTGGGTCTTTTCCGCAGCACGGGCGAAGTACGCTCGGGCCTGGTAGAAGAGATTCTGACCAAAATCCCGTCCGAGCGCATCATTTGGGAGGCCCCGCAGAAGGCGCAGCAGGTTTGGTTTATCAAGCTCCTCGGTGCCAACGTGAACCTCGGCAACATCGCTCCCAACGAAATGGTGAGCCTCGAAACCATCCGCCTCGGGCTGCGTGGCGATACGTTCTCGCACTTCCTCGACATGGACGCCGTGGACCCCATGTTTCAGCCAGCCGCCAAGTCGGGCAAGCCAGGCACGTCCATGCCACGCGGGTAG
- a CDS encoding epimerase, translating into MIFVTGGTGLIGSFVLRELRGRGLAVRALYRGSLPGNGPAGVEWVQGDLADTYLLTSVITAEITHVVHCAGLVSYAPQDEDALLQVNVEGTAAIVDACLRHPAIRLGYVSSVAALGQTATAGGADAPAAPTPRLLDEAATWDLGASHSAYATSKYLAELEVWRGVAEGLSAVIVNPSIVLGAGNWHRSSTQLLRYAYDEHRFYTPNQINFVDVRDVVAHLLRLTLDLPDLPPARYILNAGMQPLGEVLAMLAQAFGRRPPSVAVPPWAAEVIWRLEHARSLLTGARPLITRDTARAGRQPLAYDASKARRTTGLGFRPLAETVAWLATTLETNRTSRPPVVT; encoded by the coding sequence ATGATTTTTGTGACGGGCGGCACTGGACTTATTGGCTCTTTCGTGTTACGGGAGCTGCGCGGGCGTGGGTTGGCGGTGCGGGCGCTATATCGCGGCTCATTGCCTGGCAATGGCCCTGCCGGAGTGGAGTGGGTGCAAGGTGATTTAGCTGACACCTATTTGCTCACCAGCGTCATCACGGCGGAGATAACGCACGTCGTGCACTGTGCGGGCCTTGTTTCGTATGCTCCGCAGGATGAGGACGCGCTGCTGCAAGTGAACGTGGAGGGCACCGCGGCCATAGTGGATGCCTGCCTGCGCCACCCCGCCATCCGGCTGGGCTATGTATCGTCGGTGGCAGCCCTGGGACAAACGGCCACGGCCGGCGGGGCCGATGCGCCGGCGGCCCCTACCCCCCGCCTCCTCGATGAAGCCGCTACCTGGGACCTGGGCGCCAGCCACTCGGCTTACGCTACCAGCAAGTACTTGGCGGAGCTGGAAGTGTGGCGAGGGGTAGCCGAAGGATTATCAGCCGTTATCGTTAATCCTTCCATCGTACTCGGGGCCGGCAACTGGCACCGCAGCAGCACGCAGCTCCTGCGCTACGCCTACGACGAGCACCGATTCTACACGCCCAATCAAATCAACTTCGTAGATGTGCGGGATGTAGTGGCGCACCTGCTACGGCTCACGCTGGACCTGCCCGACCTGCCCCCCGCCCGCTACATTCTGAACGCGGGCATGCAGCCGCTGGGGGAGGTGCTGGCTATGCTGGCGCAGGCATTTGGCCGGCGGCCGCCCAGCGTGGCCGTGCCGCCTTGGGCGGCCGAGGTCATCTGGCGGCTGGAGCATGCCCGGTCGCTGCTCACCGGGGCGCGGCCGCTCATCACCCGTGACACGGCCCGCGCGGGCCGGCAGCCCCTAGCGTACGATGCCAGCAAAGCGCGGCGCACCACGGGGCTCGGCTTTCGCCCGCTGGCCGAAACCGTGGCCTGGCTGGCTACTACCCTCGAAACGAACCGGACGTCTCGGCCGCCGGTTGTAACTTAG
- a CDS encoding 30S ribosomal protein S21: MIIVQIKDNETVDRALKRFKKKFERTGVLKELRRRTFFQKPSITKRKLKQKAVYKLATYGPESEA, translated from the coding sequence ATGATTATCGTTCAAATCAAAGACAACGAAACCGTTGACCGTGCGCTGAAGCGCTTCAAGAAGAAGTTCGAGCGCACTGGCGTATTGAAAGAATTGCGTCGCCGCACGTTCTTCCAAAAGCCGAGCATTACCAAGCGTAAGCTGAAGCAGAAGGCAGTTTACAAACTGGCTACCTACGGCCCAGAAAGCGAGGCATAA
- a CDS encoding capsular biosynthesis protein has product MHSHLLPGLDDGAETLAHSLDLLRELRSMGFRKLVMTPHVMGDFYKNTPEGIRSALATLQAAAAEAGLADVVLECAAEYYLDEWLGHKLASGTELLSFGGDKRYLLFETSYLNEPFNLQPTIFELQAAGYRPVLAHPERYVYLYGRFAELEKLRQENGVLLQLNLNSLAGYYSPAARKVAEKLIDGGLVDFVGTDTHHLRHTATLAKKTQHLPYFRKLLALPLLNTTL; this is encoded by the coding sequence ATGCATTCGCATTTGCTACCTGGCCTTGACGACGGGGCCGAAACCCTCGCGCATAGCCTAGACTTATTGCGGGAGTTGCGGAGCATGGGATTCCGCAAACTGGTAATGACGCCCCACGTTATGGGCGATTTTTATAAGAATACGCCGGAGGGAATTAGGTCGGCGCTGGCTACGCTTCAGGCTGCCGCGGCAGAAGCCGGCCTAGCCGATGTCGTGTTGGAGTGCGCGGCGGAGTATTACTTGGATGAGTGGCTGGGTCACAAGCTGGCGAGTGGCACCGAGCTGCTCAGCTTTGGCGGCGATAAGCGCTATTTACTCTTCGAAACTTCGTATCTCAACGAACCCTTTAATTTGCAGCCGACCATTTTTGAGCTGCAAGCGGCGGGCTACCGCCCCGTATTGGCTCACCCGGAGCGCTACGTGTACCTCTACGGCCGCTTTGCCGAACTGGAGAAGCTGCGGCAGGAAAATGGCGTTTTGCTTCAGCTCAATCTTAATTCACTGGCTGGCTATTACTCCCCGGCGGCGCGCAAGGTGGCCGAAAAGCTTATCGACGGCGGCTTGGTAGATTTTGTGGGCACCGATACGCACCACCTCCGCCACACGGCTACGCTGGCTAAAAAGACGCAACATTTGCCTTATTTCCGCAAGCTGCTGGCTTTGCCCTTGCTTAATACTACTTTGTAA
- a CDS encoding methionine adenosyltransferase, with amino-acid sequence MPYLFTSESVSEGHPDKVADQISDAILDDFLRQDPAAKVACETLVTTGLVVIAGEVKSSAYVDVQHIARDVIRRIGYTKAEYKFEAESCGILSALHEQSPDINQGVVRQAPEEQGAGDQGMMFGYATNETANYMPLALDLSHSLLQELATIRKGGREMTYLRPDAKSQVTIRYSDDHRPEAIEAIVISTQHDDFDPSEEVMLSHIKQDVINLLIPRVKASLSPEMQALFTGDIKHHINPTGKFVIGGPHGDSGLTGRKIIVDTYGGKGAHGGGAFSGKDSSKVDRSAAYATRHIAKNLVAAGVADQVLVQVAYAIGVARPVGLYVTTYGTTKAKNAAGQPLTDGEIADKVNELFDLRPYAIVERLGLRNPIFGQTAAYGHMGRQPGTITVKMKDGEEKTFETFTWEKLDYVDQIKAAFKL; translated from the coding sequence ATGCCCTATCTGTTCACTTCCGAATCGGTTTCGGAAGGCCATCCCGATAAAGTTGCCGACCAGATTTCTGACGCCATCCTCGACGACTTTTTGCGCCAGGACCCCGCCGCCAAAGTTGCCTGCGAAACGCTCGTTACCACCGGCCTCGTCGTTATTGCCGGTGAAGTAAAGTCTTCCGCTTACGTTGATGTGCAGCACATTGCCCGCGACGTTATCCGCCGCATCGGCTACACCAAGGCCGAGTATAAGTTTGAGGCCGAAAGCTGCGGCATCCTGTCGGCGCTGCACGAGCAGTCGCCCGATATCAACCAGGGGGTAGTGCGCCAGGCTCCCGAGGAGCAGGGTGCCGGCGACCAGGGCATGATGTTCGGCTACGCCACCAACGAGACGGCCAACTACATGCCGCTGGCCCTGGATTTGTCGCACAGCCTGCTTCAGGAGTTGGCCACCATCCGCAAGGGGGGTAGGGAAATGACCTACCTGCGCCCCGATGCCAAGAGCCAGGTCACGATTCGCTACTCCGACGACCACCGGCCCGAAGCGATTGAGGCCATCGTTATCAGCACCCAGCACGACGACTTCGACCCGTCGGAGGAAGTGATGCTGTCCCACATCAAGCAAGACGTCATCAATCTGCTTATTCCGCGCGTGAAGGCCAGCCTCAGCCCCGAGATGCAGGCCCTGTTCACGGGCGATATAAAGCACCATATCAACCCCACGGGCAAGTTCGTTATCGGCGGCCCGCACGGCGATTCAGGCCTGACGGGCCGCAAAATCATCGTGGATACCTACGGCGGCAAGGGCGCGCACGGCGGCGGCGCTTTCTCGGGCAAAGACTCCAGCAAAGTGGACCGGTCGGCGGCCTACGCCACCCGGCACATCGCCAAAAACCTCGTGGCGGCCGGCGTGGCCGACCAGGTTTTGGTGCAGGTGGCCTACGCCATCGGCGTGGCCAGGCCAGTAGGTCTCTACGTGACTACCTATGGCACCACGAAAGCCAAGAACGCGGCTGGTCAGCCCCTGACCGACGGCGAAATTGCAGATAAGGTGAACGAGCTGTTCGACCTGCGCCCCTACGCCATCGTGGAGCGCCTGGGCCTGCGCAACCCCATTTTTGGCCAAACCGCCGCCTATGGCCACATGGGCCGCCAGCCCGGCACCATCACGGTGAAAATGAAAGACGGCGAGGAGAAGACCTTCGAAACCTTCACCTGGGAGAAACTTGACTACGTGGACCAGATTAAAGCTGCTTTTAAGCTGTAA
- a CDS encoding RNA polymerase subunit sigma-24 — translation MSRSGPPTPPSEAELIDGCLLGRQLPQKQLYERYSARMMAVCLRYAQTTFEAEDILQEGFLTVFRTLGSFRRECPLEFWIRRIMINAALRQHRRNAPLVAVSDGDYPETLASEEFTFSSYAYGELLNVVQELAPRYRLVFNLYAIEGYTHKEIGEMLEISEGTSKSQYSRARVVLQTKLARLQPPLK, via the coding sequence GTGAGCCGCTCAGGCCCCCCTACCCCCCCGAGCGAGGCCGAACTGATAGATGGCTGCCTGCTGGGCCGGCAATTGCCTCAAAAGCAGCTCTATGAGCGGTACTCGGCCCGCATGATGGCCGTGTGCCTGCGCTACGCCCAAACGACTTTTGAGGCCGAAGACATCTTGCAGGAAGGCTTCCTGACGGTATTTCGGACGCTGGGCAGCTTCCGGCGCGAGTGCCCGCTGGAGTTCTGGATTCGGCGCATTATGATAAACGCGGCCCTGCGCCAGCACCGCCGCAACGCGCCGCTGGTGGCCGTGAGCGACGGCGACTACCCCGAAACGCTGGCCAGTGAAGAATTTACGTTTAGTAGCTACGCCTACGGCGAGCTGCTGAACGTAGTGCAGGAATTGGCCCCCCGCTACCGACTGGTTTTTAACCTATACGCTATCGAGGGCTACACGCATAAAGAGATTGGCGAGATGCTGGAAATTTCGGAAGGCACCAGTAAATCGCAATATTCTCGCGCCCGCGTGGTACTTCAAACCAAGCTGGCCCGCCTTCAACCGCCTCTTAAATAA
- the aroE gene encoding shikimate dehydrogenase (AroE; catalyzes the conversion of shikimate to 3-dehydroshikimate) yields MRTFGLLGRSLTHSFSKRYFSQKFARLGLADCRYELFELAEAEELPALLARYPDLAGLNVTIPYKEQLGPYLTQVAPSARLVGAVNVIELRADGSLVGHNTDYVGFRESLRHFYPHRGEAARALVLGTGGAAKAVSVALQELGIAYQAVSRQPGAGQLAYEEVTPTILAEHSLLINTTPLGTYPNVAESPPLPYAALTDRHYLFDLVYNPSETLFLQRGRAAGAQTKNGLEMLELQAEAAWAIWNKP; encoded by the coding sequence ATGCGCACATTTGGCCTGTTGGGGCGTTCGCTTACCCACTCTTTCTCCAAGCGCTATTTCAGCCAGAAATTTGCCCGGCTCGGGCTGGCCGACTGCCGCTATGAACTGTTTGAATTGGCGGAGGCTGAGGAGCTGCCCGCGCTGCTGGCGCGCTACCCCGACCTGGCCGGGTTGAACGTGACTATTCCGTATAAAGAGCAGCTAGGGCCCTACCTTACCCAGGTGGCGCCTTCGGCCAGGCTGGTGGGGGCGGTGAACGTGATTGAGCTGCGCGCCGATGGCAGCCTGGTGGGGCATAACACTGACTACGTGGGATTTCGGGAGTCGCTGCGCCATTTTTACCCCCACCGGGGCGAGGCGGCGCGAGCGCTGGTGCTGGGAACCGGCGGCGCGGCTAAAGCCGTGAGCGTGGCCCTGCAGGAGCTGGGCATCGCGTACCAGGCAGTATCGCGGCAGCCGGGCGCGGGCCAGCTTGCTTATGAGGAAGTAACGCCAACCATCCTCGCCGAACATTCGCTCCTTATCAACACTACGCCTTTGGGCACATACCCCAACGTGGCCGAAAGCCCGCCCCTCCCCTACGCGGCGCTCACGGACCGGCACTACCTGTTCGACCTAGTGTATAACCCGAGCGAGACGCTGTTTTTGCAGCGCGGCCGCGCGGCCGGGGCGCAGACCAAAAACGGGCTCGAAATGCTGGAGCTGCAAGCCGAAGCCGCCTGGGCCATCTGGAACAAACCGTAG
- a CDS encoding acyl-CoA dehydrogenase, producing the protein MEATVATENQAMIAQMVRDFGLQNIKPQMMRWDETQEFPRDVFRQLGELGLMGVLVPQQYGGSGFGYQEYVTAIVELSKIDGSIGLSMAAHNSLCTGHILQHASEAQKQQYLPRLATGEWLGAWGLTEPNTGSDAGNMRTTAVLDADGEHYILNGAKNFITHGKSGEVAVVIARTGEVGDSHGMTAFIVERGTPGFEGGRKEDKLGMRASETTEMIFTDCRIPKANVIGKVGDGFVQSLKVLDGGRISIAALSLGIAQGAYEAALQYSKERQQFNQPISNFQGIAFKLADMATEIEAASLLTYRAAEMKDRGQNVNLESAMAKLYASEVAVRTANEGVQIFGGYGYTKDYPAEKYYRDAKLCTIGEGTSEIQKLVIARALLK; encoded by the coding sequence ATGGAAGCTACCGTAGCTACCGAAAACCAAGCCATGATTGCGCAGATGGTGCGCGATTTTGGGCTTCAGAACATCAAGCCGCAGATGATGCGCTGGGATGAAACCCAGGAATTTCCGCGCGACGTGTTTCGCCAGCTGGGCGAGCTTGGACTGATGGGCGTGCTTGTGCCTCAGCAGTATGGCGGCTCCGGCTTTGGCTACCAGGAGTACGTGACGGCTATCGTTGAGCTGTCCAAGATTGATGGCAGCATCGGGCTGAGCATGGCCGCGCACAACTCGCTCTGCACCGGTCACATTCTTCAGCATGCCTCAGAAGCGCAAAAACAGCAGTACCTGCCCCGCCTGGCCACGGGCGAGTGGCTGGGGGCCTGGGGCCTCACGGAGCCCAACACGGGTTCGGATGCCGGCAACATGCGCACGACCGCCGTGCTCGATGCCGATGGCGAGCACTATATCCTCAACGGAGCCAAAAATTTTATTACCCACGGCAAGAGCGGGGAGGTGGCGGTAGTCATTGCCCGGACTGGCGAAGTGGGCGACTCGCACGGCATGACGGCCTTTATCGTGGAGCGCGGCACGCCGGGCTTTGAGGGGGGTAGGAAAGAGGACAAGCTCGGAATGCGCGCCTCCGAAACGACGGAAATGATTTTTACCGACTGCCGGATACCTAAAGCCAACGTTATCGGCAAGGTAGGCGACGGTTTCGTGCAGAGCCTGAAGGTGCTCGACGGTGGGCGCATCAGCATTGCGGCCCTGAGCCTGGGCATTGCCCAGGGAGCCTACGAAGCAGCGTTGCAGTACAGCAAGGAGCGGCAACAGTTCAACCAGCCCATCAGTAATTTCCAGGGCATCGCGTTCAAGCTGGCCGACATGGCAACCGAGATTGAAGCCGCCAGCCTGCTCACCTACCGCGCCGCCGAGATGAAAGACCGGGGCCAGAACGTGAACCTGGAATCGGCGATGGCCAAGTTATATGCCTCCGAAGTGGCCGTGCGCACGGCTAATGAAGGCGTGCAGATTTTTGGGGGCTACGGCTATACCAAGGACTACCCCGCCGAAAAATACTACCGCGATGCCAAGCTTTGCACCATTGGCGAAGGCACCAGCGAGATTCAGAAACTGGTAATCGCGCGGGCGTTGTTAAAATAA
- a CDS encoding excinuclease ABC subunit B (The UvrABC repair system catalyzes the recognition and processing of DNA lesions. The beta-hairpin of the Uvr-B subunit is inserted between the strands, where it probes for the presence of a lesion): MSTYQLTSDFQPTGDQPRAIAELVKGVNGGEPAQVLLGATGTGKTFTMANVIAQTGKPALVMCHNKTLAAQLYGEFKAFFPQNAVEYYISYYDYYQPEAYIASSDVFIEKDLAINEEIEKLRLHCTSTLLSGRRDVVVIASVSCIYGIGNPEEFSKNVIFLAPGHRYSRNNLLYQFVQILYSRTEVEFKRGSFRVKGDTVDVYPAYADYAYRIFFFGDEIEAIQKIDPVSGRKLSDEKNMTLYPANLFVTGKETLNTAIHEIQDDMVQQHKYFEKEGRDVEARRIQERTEFDLEMIRELGYCSGIENYSRYFDRRSPGSRPFCLLDYFPDDYLLVVDESHATIPQIRAMWGGDRSRKTALIEYGFRLPSAFDNRPLTFNEFESMYRQAVFVSATPADYELTQANGVVVEQIIRPTGLLDPVIDLRPSINQVDDLLDEVDERVKAGDRVLVTTLTKRMAEELSKYMDRLGIKVEYIHSDVKTLDRVEILRRLRLGEVDVLIGVNLLREGLDLPEVSLVAILDADKEGFLRDQRSLIQTMGRAARNENGKVILYADRMTGSMQRAIDETNRRRATQQAYNEEHNITPRTVRKSHAQILGQTDLADYRTVEAQAPAGAYAEGGATLAMAAEPVIAMMNRAELEKLIKATEKQMEAAAKELDFLQAAKLRDELGGLKQALKGKRE, from the coding sequence ATGTCCACGTACCAGCTTACTTCTGACTTCCAACCCACCGGCGACCAGCCGCGCGCCATTGCCGAGCTGGTGAAAGGCGTGAACGGCGGCGAGCCGGCCCAGGTGCTGCTCGGGGCCACCGGCACCGGCAAAACCTTCACGATGGCCAACGTGATTGCCCAAACCGGCAAGCCCGCCCTGGTGATGTGCCACAACAAGACGCTGGCTGCCCAGCTCTACGGCGAGTTCAAGGCGTTTTTCCCGCAAAATGCCGTCGAGTACTACATCAGCTACTACGACTACTACCAGCCCGAGGCCTACATTGCCAGCTCCGACGTCTTCATTGAGAAGGACTTAGCTATCAACGAGGAGATTGAGAAGCTGCGGCTGCACTGCACCAGCACGCTGCTAAGCGGGCGGCGCGACGTGGTGGTTATTGCCTCCGTGTCGTGCATCTACGGCATCGGCAACCCCGAGGAGTTCAGCAAAAACGTCATTTTTCTGGCACCCGGCCACCGCTACTCGCGCAATAACCTGCTCTACCAGTTCGTGCAGATTCTGTATTCGCGCACCGAGGTGGAGTTTAAGCGCGGCTCGTTTCGGGTGAAGGGCGACACGGTGGACGTGTATCCGGCCTACGCCGACTACGCGTATCGCATTTTCTTCTTTGGCGATGAGATTGAAGCCATCCAGAAGATTGACCCGGTGAGCGGGCGCAAGCTTTCGGACGAGAAGAATATGACGCTCTACCCCGCCAACCTTTTTGTGACGGGCAAGGAGACGCTGAACACCGCCATCCACGAGATTCAGGATGATATGGTGCAGCAGCACAAGTACTTCGAGAAGGAAGGCCGCGACGTGGAGGCCCGCCGCATTCAGGAGCGCACCGAGTTTGACCTCGAAATGATACGCGAGCTGGGCTACTGCTCGGGCATTGAGAACTACTCGCGCTACTTCGACCGGCGCTCGCCGGGCTCGCGGCCGTTTTGTCTGCTCGACTACTTTCCCGATGACTATTTATTGGTGGTCGATGAGAGCCACGCCACGATTCCGCAAATCCGGGCCATGTGGGGCGGCGACCGCTCACGCAAAACGGCGCTCATCGAGTACGGCTTCCGCCTACCCTCCGCTTTTGACAACAGGCCGCTGACGTTCAACGAGTTCGAGAGCATGTATCGGCAGGCCGTGTTTGTGAGCGCCACGCCGGCCGACTACGAGCTGACCCAGGCCAACGGCGTGGTGGTGGAGCAGATTATTCGCCCCACCGGCCTGCTCGACCCCGTGATTGACCTGCGGCCCAGCATCAACCAGGTCGATGACTTGCTGGATGAGGTGGACGAGCGCGTGAAGGCCGGCGACCGCGTGCTGGTGACGACCCTCACCAAGCGCATGGCCGAGGAGCTGAGCAAATACATGGACCGCCTGGGTATCAAGGTCGAATATATTCACTCGGATGTGAAGACGCTGGACCGGGTGGAGATTTTGCGGCGGCTGCGGCTGGGCGAGGTCGATGTGCTCATCGGCGTGAACCTGCTGCGCGAAGGCCTTGACCTGCCGGAAGTTAGTCTGGTAGCCATTCTGGATGCCGATAAGGAAGGCTTCCTGCGCGACCAGCGCTCCCTTATCCAGACGATGGGTAGGGCGGCGCGGAACGAGAACGGCAAGGTCATTCTCTATGCTGACCGCATGACGGGCTCCATGCAGCGCGCCATTGACGAAACCAACCGCCGCCGCGCCACGCAGCAGGCTTATAACGAAGAGCATAACATCACGCCGCGCACCGTGCGCAAGAGCCACGCCCAGATTCTGGGCCAGACCGACCTGGCCGACTACCGCACCGTGGAAGCGCAAGCCCCGGCCGGTGCCTACGCCGAAGGCGGCGCAACGCTCGCGATGGCCGCCGAGCCAGTCATCGCTATGATGAACCGCGCCGAGCTCGAAAAACTCATCAAAGCCACCGAGAAACAGATGGAAGCCGCCGCCAAGGAACTCGACTTTTTGCAGGCCGCCAAGCTGCGCGATGAGTTGGGCGGCCTCAAGCAGGCGCTGAAGGGCAAGCGGGAATAG
- a CDS encoding integrase: MDEFLDFLRYEKRFSPHTVTSYQTDLTQLATYLRSEYELAAPAQATHPLIRGWVVSLMSQDLDPRTVNRKVACLRSFYKFLLRTHQIEANPMLRIKAPKMAKKLPEFVPEESLNRMLNSFEFEDSFTGARDQLVLEMLYGTGIRLSELLGITDNELDISARTVRVTGKGNKQRIVPLNPSLLLVLEKYRTWRAAEFGPAAANKPFFLTDKGEPLYEKLVYRTVKKYLSQVSTSAAHQHPHALRHAFATHLLGKGADLNAIKELLGHASLAATQVYTHLSVDRLKSVFEQAHPRA, encoded by the coding sequence ATGGACGAATTCCTGGATTTTCTGCGCTACGAGAAGCGTTTTAGCCCCCACACTGTCACTTCATATCAGACAGATTTGACGCAGCTTGCTACGTACTTGCGGTCAGAGTACGAGTTGGCTGCGCCGGCGCAGGCCACGCATCCGCTCATCCGGGGGTGGGTAGTGAGCCTGATGAGCCAGGACCTGGACCCGCGCACGGTGAACCGCAAGGTGGCCTGCCTGCGCTCCTTCTACAAGTTTCTGCTGCGGACCCACCAGATTGAGGCCAACCCGATGCTGCGCATCAAGGCACCCAAGATGGCCAAAAAGCTGCCCGAATTCGTGCCCGAAGAGTCCTTGAACCGCATGTTGAATTCGTTTGAGTTCGAGGACAGCTTTACCGGAGCCCGCGACCAACTGGTGCTCGAAATGCTATATGGCACGGGCATCCGTCTTTCCGAGTTGCTGGGTATTACGGATAATGAGTTAGATATCAGCGCGCGCACGGTGCGCGTGACGGGCAAGGGCAACAAGCAGCGCATCGTGCCGCTAAACCCTTCGCTGCTGCTGGTGCTGGAAAAATACCGGACTTGGCGCGCCGCGGAGTTTGGGCCAGCGGCCGCTAATAAGCCCTTCTTCCTAACTGATAAAGGCGAACCGCTCTACGAAAAGCTGGTGTATCGCACCGTGAAGAAATACCTGAGCCAGGTATCGACCTCTGCGGCGCACCAGCATCCGCACGCGCTGCGCCACGCGTTTGCTACCCACCTGCTGGGCAAGGGTGCCGACCTGAACGCCATCAAGGAATTGCTGGGCCACGCCAGCCTGGCAGCCACGCAAGTGTACACGCACTTGTCCGTTGACCGCCTGAAATCCGTATTTGAACAAGCCCACCCTCGGGCCTGA
- a CDS encoding thiol-disulfide oxidoreductase DCC, whose translation MPDSAPTPPPAVVLFDGVCNLCHWLVQFIVRHDRAGRFRFAALQSAAGQALLAAHGLPPLAAGHDPDSVMLVSGGRVYAHSAAVLRITRELGWPWRLALVGGLLPPTWRDALYRYVARHRYRWFGRQASCMLPTPELQQRFLS comes from the coding sequence GTGCCCGATTCCGCGCCTACCCCCCCGCCCGCCGTCGTGTTGTTCGACGGTGTGTGCAACCTCTGCCACTGGCTGGTGCAGTTTATCGTCCGCCACGACCGGGCCGGGCGCTTCCGGTTCGCGGCGTTGCAGAGCGCGGCGGGCCAAGCGCTGCTGGCAGCCCACGGCCTACCCCCCCTCGCCGCCGGCCACGACCCCGATTCGGTGATGCTGGTAAGTGGCGGGCGGGTTTACGCGCACTCGGCGGCGGTGCTGCGCATCACCCGTGAGCTAGGCTGGCCCTGGCGGCTGGCATTGGTAGGAGGCCTGCTGCCGCCCACCTGGCGCGACGCGCTGTACCGCTACGTGGCGCGGCACCGCTACCGCTGGTTTGGGCGGCAGGCGAGCTGCATGCTGCCTACGCCCGAGCTGCAGCAGCGCTTTTTGAGCTGA